GCTGAGTCGGCTCGAGAATATCTATCAATCGCTTATGCACCCGGATCTCGAACTGCTCCCTGGATTTCTTGTTAACATGAGGAGACCTCAGAACCGTATATCGATGAATTTCAGTAGGGAGCGGTATCGGCCCGGCAACTCTTGCACCGGACCTGTGAGCCGTTTCAACTATTTCTCGAGCCGCCTGATCCAATAATCGATGATCATAGGCTTTGAGGCGGATTCTTATTCTTTCACCCACGTTCATTGTATCTTCACGCCTCCGAACGACGAGAACCAGCCGTTATTCAATTA
This portion of the Thermodesulforhabdus norvegica genome encodes:
- the rpsJ gene encoding 30S ribosomal protein S10, whose amino-acid sequence is MNVGERIRIRLKAYDHRLLDQAAREIVETAHRSGARVAGPIPLPTEIHRYTVLRSPHVNKKSREQFEIRVHKRLIDILEPTQQTVDALMKLDLSAGIDVEIKS